A single window of Desulfuromonas sp. TF DNA harbors:
- the pgi gene encoding glucose-6-phosphate isomerase, translated as MTEAITPLTARPAWRALTEHHAAIRERHLRELFAEDPGRGESLAVEAVGLYLDYSKNRITDETLRLLLQLAEASGLRARIDAMFRGEKINITEGRGVLHVALRAPRGATILVDGENVVPGVHAVLDRMSAFVSRVRSGDWRGHTGKRIRNVVNIGIGGSDLGPVMAYEALRHFSDRSMTFRFVSNIDGTDFAEAVLDLDPAETLFIVSSKTFTTLETMTNARTAREWLLRGLRGDEKAVARHFVAVSTNAEKVAEFGIDTANMFEFWDWVGGRYSMDSAIGLSTMLAIGPDHFRALLDGFHQMDEHFRTAPFERNLPVLMGLLSIWYVNFFDAPTIAVLPYEQYLKRFPAYLQQLTMESNGKRVTLDGVEVDYQTSPIYWGEPGTNGQHSFYQLIHQGTRLIPCDFIAFHKSLNPMGRHHDLLLANVFAQSEALAFGRTPEEVRAEGTPDWLVPHRVFTGNRPSNTILAEQLTPEILGKLVALYEHCVYTQGVIWNINPFDQWGVELGKALAQRIIPELESEQEPALDHDGSTNALIRRHRKIGKRSKG; from the coding sequence ATGACAGAAGCCATCACCCCGCTGACCGCCCGCCCCGCCTGGAGGGCCCTCACCGAACACCACGCCGCCATCCGGGAGCGCCATCTCCGCGAACTCTTCGCCGAGGACCCCGGGCGGGGAGAGAGTCTGGCGGTCGAGGCCGTCGGCCTCTATCTGGACTACTCGAAAAACCGCATCACCGACGAGACTCTTCGGCTCCTCCTGCAGCTGGCCGAGGCATCCGGCCTGCGAGCGCGGATCGACGCCATGTTCCGGGGGGAGAAGATCAATATCACGGAGGGCCGGGGCGTCCTCCACGTGGCCCTGCGCGCCCCCCGGGGGGCGACGATCCTCGTCGACGGCGAGAACGTGGTCCCCGGGGTGCACGCCGTGCTCGACCGGATGAGCGCCTTCGTCAGCCGCGTCCGCAGCGGCGATTGGCGCGGCCATACCGGCAAGCGCATCCGCAACGTCGTCAACATCGGCATCGGCGGCTCCGACCTCGGGCCGGTGATGGCCTACGAGGCGCTCAGGCACTTCAGCGACCGCTCCATGACCTTCCGCTTCGTCTCCAATATTGACGGAACCGACTTCGCGGAGGCGGTCCTCGACCTCGACCCTGCGGAAACCCTCTTCATCGTCTCCTCCAAAACGTTCACGACGCTGGAGACGATGACCAACGCCCGGACGGCTCGGGAGTGGCTGCTCCGGGGGCTGAGAGGCGACGAGAAGGCCGTGGCAAGGCACTTCGTCGCGGTTTCGACCAATGCCGAAAAGGTGGCCGAGTTCGGGATCGACACGGCCAACATGTTCGAATTCTGGGACTGGGTCGGCGGGCGCTACTCCATGGACTCGGCGATCGGCCTTTCGACGATGCTCGCAATAGGCCCGGACCATTTTCGCGCCCTCCTCGACGGCTTCCACCAGATGGACGAGCACTTCCGCACGGCCCCCTTCGAACGCAATCTGCCGGTGCTCATGGGACTCCTTTCCATCTGGTACGTCAACTTCTTCGACGCGCCGACCATTGCGGTTCTGCCGTACGAGCAGTACCTGAAGCGCTTCCCGGCCTACCTGCAGCAGTTGACGATGGAGAGCAACGGCAAGCGTGTCACGCTCGACGGGGTCGAGGTCGACTACCAGACCAGCCCCATCTACTGGGGAGAACCGGGGACCAACGGACAGCACTCTTTCTACCAGCTGATTCATCAGGGAACCCGGCTCATCCCCTGCGACTTCATCGCTTTCCACAAGTCGCTCAACCCCATGGGGCGGCATCACGACCTGCTCCTCGCCAACGTCTTCGCCCAATCCGAAGCCCTGGCCTTCGGCAGGACCCCAGAGGAAGTCAGGGCCGAGGGGACGCCGGACTGGCTCGTGCCCCACCGGGTTTTCACCGGAAACCGCCCCTCGAACACGATCCTCGCCGAGCAGCTCACCCCGGAAATCCTCGGCAAGCTCGTGGCGCTGTACGAACACTGCGTGTACACCCAGGGGGTGATCTGGAACATCAACCCCTTCGATCAGTGGGGGGTGGAGCTTGGGAAGGCGCTCGCCCAGCGCATCATCCCGGAACTCGAGAGCGAACAGGAGCCCGCGCTCGATCACGACGGCTCGACCAACGCCCTGATCCGCCGTCACCGGAAGATCGGGAAGAGGAGCAAAGGATGA
- a CDS encoding GrlR family regulatory protein — MIEGLWTAQVRSNVSNISQGFGVLILRDGRIYGGNSLFYHVGSYTLDGETVRGEIVMKHYGADPLTIFGLVEEGASALLDFSGRIGDGTITLQGTLSGQPSLRLEGTLTRQAGPEIF; from the coding sequence ATGATCGAAGGTTTGTGGACGGCTCAGGTCAGATCGAATGTCAGCAACATCAGCCAGGGCTTCGGGGTGCTGATTTTGCGCGACGGCCGCATCTACGGCGGCAATTCCCTCTTTTACCATGTCGGCAGCTATACCTTGGACGGAGAGACCGTCAGAGGTGAAATCGTTATGAAGCATTATGGCGCCGATCCGCTGACGATCTTCGGACTGGTGGAAGAGGGAGCCAGCGCTCTCCTCGATTTCTCCGGCAGGATCGGTGACGGAACCATCACCCTTCAAGGCACCCTTTCCGGCCAGCCGTCCCTGCGTCTGGAAGGGACACTCACCCGCCAGGCCGGACCGGAAATTTTCTGA